DNA sequence from the Nocardia fluminea genome:
GCGTTCGCCGACGATGTCGAACGTCTCGGTGCGGGCACCGTGTGGACCAGCGGCGGCTGCACCAGCTGGTACCTGAACGAGGGCGGGCGCAACACCAACATCTGGCCCGGCTCGACTCTCGACTTCCGCCGACGCACACTACGTTTCGATCCCACGCGACATGTGATGCGACGGCGCGACGCGGCGGTGGTGTCGTGAGCGCGGGCGCCGTGGCGGCGGGAGGTCCCGGCCTGCCGAAGGTCGTCCTGATCCATGGTCTCGCCGGCTCTTACCGGGCGTGGGATCGGGTCGTGCCGAAGCTCGAGCACGTGGCGCAGACCGTCGCAGTCGAGCTGGACTCGAGCGGCTCGATCGGTGACGACGCCGACGACGTGGCCGCCCTGCTCGACTCGCGGATCGTGGTGGTCGGCCACTCCCGTGGCGGACTGGTTGCCACCGCGCTGGCCGAACGTCGCCCCGACCTGGTGTCCGCGCTGGTGCTGTTGTGTCCGCCGTGGTCGCGTGATGCCCGCCTGACCGCGCGTGGACCGGTCGAGCGCGCCTTGGCGTTGCCCGCCGTGGGCGACCTGATGTGGGCCCTCGCCTCCGGGGAACGGCAGCGCGCCGCACAACGCAGCGCATTCGCTCCCGGCGTCACCGTGCCGGACCGGTTCGTCGCCGACGCGCGAATGCGCGGCAGGCGCAATTTCGTTTGCAGTTCACAGGCGATCGATACCTATCTCGGCACCCGCGCACTCGCCGACCGCCTGCGCGACCTGACGGTCCCGACCGAGCTGGTCTTCGGCCATCTCGACGCCCGCCTCATCCTTCCCACCGACGAATTCACCGACCTGGGCCATGTCCGCACCACCGTGCTGGCGGGCAGCGGGCATACCCCGCAATGGGAAGCGGCCGGCGAAGTCGCGGACTTGATCACCCGGACCACGGGTGACCCGACGCTCGAAGGATGAGATCGAAAACCCGGATGACAGTGATCGGTCAGCCGGGCTAACGTCGCTGCGTGAATCGTCAGTGGATTCTAGTCCGGAGACCGGAAGGCATGGTCGACGAAACCAGCTTCGAGCTCAGGAACAGCCCCGTACCGGAACCCGGGCCGGGCGAGGCGCTGGTCAGGGTGGTCTGGCTGGCGTTCGATCCGACCCAGCGGGGCTGGCTCAACGACGGACCGAACTATCTGGATCCCGTGCCGCTCGGGGCGGTGATGCGAGCCGGTGGCGCCGGGCAGGTGGTGCGGTCCCGCACCGCCGAGTACGTTGTGGGCGACTGGGTCTGCGGGATGGTCGGGTGGCAGGACTACGCGATCGCCTCGGGACAGGGGCTGCTCGGAGTGAACGTCGTCCCGCCGGGCATCGACCCCAAGGCGATGCTCGGCATCTTCGGCGCGACCGGTCTGACCGCCTACTTCGGCATGATCGATATCGGCAAGCCCTCGGCCGGGGACACCGTGCTGGTGTCGGGAGCCGCAGGCGCGACGGGGTCCATCGCGGGCCAGATCGCGAAAGCGCTGGGATGCAGAGTGATCGGGGTCGCGGGCGGTAGCGCCAAATGCGCCTGGGTCACCGAGGTCGCCCGTTTCGACGCGTGCATCGACTACAAGGCCGAGGACGTCGAGGCGAGGCTGCGCGAACTGGCCCCCGAGGGTGTCGATGTGTTCTTCGACAATGTCGGCGGCGCGATTCTCGACGCAGGCCTGGCCACCCTCGCCGAGCGTGCGCGCATTGTGGTCTGCGGCGCCATCTCCTCCGGCTACGAGGCGGGCGAACCACCTCCCGGCCCACGCAACTACCTGCAACTCGGCCTCGAGCGCGCGCGGATGGAGGGGTTCGTCTTCCTGGACTATCTCGATCGCTTCCCCGAAGCATTCGGCCGGCTACACGAGTGGATGACCCAGGGCGACATCGTGTACGCCGAGGACATCCAGGAAGGCCTCGAACTCGCCCCAGCCCTCCTGCGCGGCCTCTTCGAAGGACGCAACCTCGGCAAACAACTGCTCCGCATCGGGCCCCGGTCCCCGCACACACAGACCTGAGTCGTTGCGGCGGCGACCGTGGCCTGTCCGGTGCTCTACGTCCGGGTTCTCGGTGTCGCCGGCGGTGTTCGCGCCTCGCTGCGGTGCTGATCCCACCAGTCACTGTCGTGGCGGGCGGGGGCCGGCTCTTTCGACGGCGACGACTCACTGGGGATGCCGAGAACTCTGAGCCGCCAGTCGTCCTCGCGGATCGCGGCCACGATCCGCACGGGAACGACCGCCGTGAGCAGCAGGTAGTTGCCCACGCAGATCATCAGGCAGAGGGGAGGAACGGAGACAATGATCGCGGTGCCCAGGGTTCCCATCTCGATCGGATCGCGGGAGATGGCCAGCAGGTTTCCGCAGATGCTCGTCAGCACGGCGGCGACGAGCAACAACTCGTAGACCCGCACCAGCGAGGTGGCCTTCTCGTCGCGGATGCCCACCAGCGTGATGAACGTGCAGGCGACCAGCGCGACGGTGAGACCGACCACCACCGGCCACAGCCAGGTCAGGTGCTCGGGGACCCCGGCTACGCGGGCGAGGGTGGAAGTGAAGGTGAAGGAGGCGATTGCCGCGGCGACGACCAACGCTGACCCTAAGCCCACTAGCAGCTTCGGTACCGTGACAGGAATAGGGCGGGGGAAAGGGTCCGTGTGGTCCATCAGGCTCCATCCTACGGTCTACGGTCACCAAATGTGCAGGCACTCAACAGAGTACGTGTCCGCGCGGAGTGCGAATCGCCGCAGAATTCGCTCTGGGGGCGCCGCCTTCCGCCGCACGCCTCGTTACCGACCAGTCGGTGTGGGTCCAGTGGTCGACCGGCACGCGGTGTGTCGCGCGATAAGCTGACCGCGACGCGCACACGGAAGGCGGCCATGACCGGAGGGACCAGGGCTTCGCGACCGGCCGAGCCCGTGTCCAAGCGCAAAGCGGCGGCAGCCGGACGCGGGGCACGCAGGCTCGGGGTCGAGGACTGGACGGCGGCCGCACTCGCCGTGCTGTTGCGAAAGGGCGTCGCCGCCATCACCATTTCCACCCTGTGCGAGGAACTCGGGGTGACCAAGGGCAGCTTCTACTGGCATTTCGACGGCATCGATCAGCTCCTGGAGACCACCGCCCAGTTCTGGTGCGCCGACCACAACGACGCGGCGCGCGGCTTTCACGATCTCGAGCAGCTGCCGCCGCGGCAGCGACTGGACCGCATGGGCGAGTTGCTCACCGGAGAACGGGTCTGGCAGGTCGAACTCGCGGTGCGGGACTGGGCCCGGACGAACGCGAGGGTGGCCGAGGCCGTGAAAGCGT
Encoded proteins:
- a CDS encoding alpha/beta fold hydrolase, with translation MSAGAVAAGGPGLPKVVLIHGLAGSYRAWDRVVPKLEHVAQTVAVELDSSGSIGDDADDVAALLDSRIVVVGHSRGGLVATALAERRPDLVSALVLLCPPWSRDARLTARGPVERALALPAVGDLMWALASGERQRAAQRSAFAPGVTVPDRFVADARMRGRRNFVCSSQAIDTYLGTRALADRLRDLTVPTELVFGHLDARLILPTDEFTDLGHVRTTVLAGSGHTPQWEAAGEVADLITRTTGDPTLEG
- a CDS encoding NADP-dependent oxidoreductase, coding for MNRQWILVRRPEGMVDETSFELRNSPVPEPGPGEALVRVVWLAFDPTQRGWLNDGPNYLDPVPLGAVMRAGGAGQVVRSRTAEYVVGDWVCGMVGWQDYAIASGQGLLGVNVVPPGIDPKAMLGIFGATGLTAYFGMIDIGKPSAGDTVLVSGAAGATGSIAGQIAKALGCRVIGVAGGSAKCAWVTEVARFDACIDYKAEDVEARLRELAPEGVDVFFDNVGGAILDAGLATLAERARIVVCGAISSGYEAGEPPPGPRNYLQLGLERARMEGFVFLDYLDRFPEAFGRLHEWMTQGDIVYAEDIQEGLELAPALLRGLFEGRNLGKQLLRIGPRSPHTQT
- a CDS encoding TetR/AcrR family transcriptional regulator, which codes for MTGGTRASRPAEPVSKRKAAAAGRGARRLGVEDWTAAALAVLLRKGVAAITISTLCEELGVTKGSFYWHFDGIDQLLETTAQFWCADHNDAARGFHDLEQLPPRQRLDRMGELLTGERVWQVELAVRDWARTNARVAEAVKALDQRIFHTLADTLVEMGFSAEQAQMRAGLMCFAGIGFVHGNQNLPVPTAEQRREFFRFITSEE
- a CDS encoding DUF2637 domain-containing protein, with protein sequence MGLGSALVVAAAIASFTFTSTLARVAGVPEHLTWLWPVVVGLTVALVACTFITLVGIRDEKATSLVRVYELLLVAAVLTSICGNLLAISRDPIEMGTLGTAIIVSVPPLCLMICVGNYLLLTAVVPVRIVAAIREDDWRLRVLGIPSESSPSKEPAPARHDSDWWDQHRSEARTPPATPRTRT